A portion of the Flavobacterium magnum genome contains these proteins:
- a CDS encoding response regulator, which yields MQNNFKRNLIVSSGISMLILLISSTASYISIRKLLDSNAMVNHTNEVIYQINQGHNITIEAQNSVRGFLITGKSALLEAYNGAEERAGISYQTLKGLTADNLTQQKNMAELKLNSQIFYSYLKERVASKAAGFNATEEHLLRGKELLNNLRGSLRAMENEEQRLLKIRIEQASENASYSLILIVLAALLALVITVVFFIRMLRDFRQRQKLQMELQRNEIETANRIRVISGIAEQISDGNYEIRVNDNESDALGSVAGSLNNMAVSLNRSFNLLTEKEWLQTGMAHLSNVMLGEKTVEQLTKETIEFVAEYTKSNAGVIYLLEGDELHMVSGYSFIPSKKRERLKLGEALTGQAAKSKKMLELKLTENEDISISYALGEIRPAHVVAIPLMEANVEGVMELASVREFTTLELNFLTDASYNIAIAIKGALSRKRVQELLEETQAQSEELSVQHSELESINAELETQTEKLQASEEELKVQQEELQQTNEELAERSVLLEEQNTEIQKKSEALELSTRYKSEFLANMSHELRTPLNSILLLSRLLSENNEQNMSAEQIEFAKVIQSSGNGLLGLIDEILDLSKIEAGKMELEILDVPVQDIAESLKSLFSVMAKEKGIEFKVITKNAPLVIKSDKMRLEQILKNLISNGIKFTSKGAVTLEIYKDPKNEKFLCFSVRDTGIGISPEQQPLVFEAFHQADGSTKRKYGGTGLGLSISRELAKLLQGGLSLKSVLNEGSEFTLRIPVSISTAGHAIPDPAADPASAATAELSHGAPDRYVAPDIPEDLPDDRDAISAGDKVILIVEDDTHFAKSLLDYTRKRGYKGVVSVRGDHALNLALTFHPVGILLDIQLPVKSGWEVMEELKNNPQTRPIPVHIMSSHKLRQESLLKGAINFLDKPAAYEQIPEVFKKIEQIVNRDAQKVLIIEDNSKHASALAFFLETHSISSEIKSEVSEGVMALQKPDINCVILDMGIPDRQAYDILEKVKENPGLENLPIIVFTGKSLSMQEELKIKKYADSIVVKTAHSYQRMIDEVSLFLHLMEEKKTEGIKNKKYQLLNNVLSNKTVLVVDDDVRNIYSLTKALEILQMKVVTAIDGKEALRILDENPGVDVVLLDMMMPNMDGYETAQRIREKPKFRNLPVIAVTAKAMMGDREKCINAGASDYITKPVDVDQLLSLLRVWLYDKQ from the coding sequence ATGCAGAACAATTTTAAGCGGAATCTAATTGTCAGTTCAGGAATCTCCATGCTAATCCTCCTGATCAGTTCGACGGCCTCCTACATCAGCATCAGGAAACTGCTCGACAGCAATGCAATGGTCAACCACACCAACGAGGTAATTTACCAGATCAATCAGGGCCACAATATTACAATAGAAGCGCAAAACAGTGTGCGCGGTTTCCTCATCACCGGAAAAAGTGCCCTGCTGGAGGCTTACAACGGCGCCGAAGAACGTGCCGGTATTTCTTACCAGACATTAAAAGGGCTTACGGCAGACAATCTTACACAACAGAAAAACATGGCCGAGCTGAAGCTCAACAGCCAGATTTTCTATAGTTACCTGAAAGAAAGGGTCGCCTCCAAAGCGGCGGGGTTTAATGCCACGGAAGAGCATTTGCTCCGGGGGAAAGAACTGCTCAACAACCTGCGCGGGTCGTTGCGGGCGATGGAAAATGAAGAGCAGCGCCTGCTTAAAATCAGGATTGAGCAGGCTTCGGAAAATGCCAGCTACAGCTTGATCTTAATCGTACTGGCGGCGTTATTGGCACTGGTCATTACGGTTGTCTTTTTCATCCGGATGCTCAGGGATTTCAGGCAAAGGCAAAAACTTCAGATGGAACTGCAACGGAACGAAATCGAAACCGCCAACCGCATCCGGGTCATCAGCGGAATCGCGGAACAAATTTCGGACGGGAACTATGAAATCCGCGTCAATGACAACGAAAGCGATGCATTGGGAAGCGTCGCGGGCTCGCTCAACAATATGGCTGTATCACTGAACCGGTCGTTCAACCTGCTTACAGAAAAGGAATGGCTGCAAACCGGGATGGCCCATCTGAGCAATGTGATGCTCGGGGAGAAAACTGTCGAACAACTCACAAAGGAAACCATCGAGTTCGTTGCCGAATACACCAAAAGCAATGCCGGCGTGATTTACCTGCTTGAAGGCGATGAATTGCACATGGTGTCGGGCTACAGCTTCATCCCATCCAAAAAACGCGAGCGACTGAAACTTGGCGAGGCACTGACGGGACAGGCGGCAAAGTCAAAAAAAATGCTTGAACTCAAACTGACTGAAAATGAAGACATCAGCATCTCTTATGCGTTGGGCGAAATCAGGCCTGCGCATGTCGTTGCCATACCTTTGATGGAAGCCAATGTCGAAGGCGTGATGGAACTCGCTTCGGTAAGGGAATTCACGACCCTGGAGCTCAACTTCCTTACTGACGCCTCGTACAATATCGCCATTGCAATCAAGGGCGCACTGAGCCGCAAACGCGTACAGGAGCTGCTTGAGGAAACACAGGCCCAATCTGAAGAACTCAGCGTGCAGCACAGCGAACTTGAGAGCATTAATGCGGAACTGGAAACCCAGACCGAAAAGCTGCAGGCTTCAGAAGAGGAACTCAAAGTGCAGCAGGAAGAATTGCAGCAAACCAATGAGGAACTCGCCGAAAGAAGCGTACTGCTTGAAGAACAAAATACTGAAATCCAGAAAAAATCGGAGGCGCTGGAACTCTCCACGAGGTATAAATCCGAATTCCTGGCAAATATGTCGCATGAGCTGCGTACACCGCTGAATTCAATATTGTTGCTGAGCCGTTTGCTTTCGGAAAACAACGAGCAGAACATGAGTGCCGAGCAGATTGAATTTGCCAAAGTAATCCAAAGCTCGGGCAACGGACTTTTGGGATTGATCGATGAAATCCTCGACCTGTCGAAAATCGAGGCAGGGAAAATGGAACTTGAGATCCTCGACGTTCCTGTGCAGGACATCGCCGAAAGCCTGAAAAGCCTGTTTTCCGTCATGGCGAAGGAAAAAGGGATTGAGTTTAAGGTCATCACCAAAAACGCGCCATTGGTCATTAAATCCGATAAGATGCGCCTCGAACAAATCCTTAAAAATTTAATATCAAACGGCATCAAGTTTACCTCTAAAGGTGCCGTAACGCTCGAGATTTATAAGGATCCCAAAAATGAAAAATTCCTTTGCTTCAGCGTCAGGGATACCGGAATCGGGATTTCACCTGAACAGCAGCCTCTGGTTTTCGAAGCTTTCCACCAGGCCGATGGCTCAACCAAACGCAAGTATGGCGGAACGGGCCTCGGATTGTCAATCAGCAGGGAACTGGCGAAATTGCTTCAGGGCGGACTGTCATTGAAAAGTGTCCTAAATGAAGGAAGTGAATTCACGCTTCGAATCCCCGTTTCTATTTCAACCGCAGGCCATGCAATCCCTGACCCCGCGGCAGATCCTGCTTCGGCCGCCACCGCGGAACTTTCACATGGCGCGCCGGATCGTTACGTTGCACCGGATATCCCGGAAGACCTTCCTGATGACCGGGATGCGATTTCCGCGGGCGACAAGGTCATACTGATCGTTGAAGACGACACCCATTTTGCCAAATCTTTACTCGATTACACCAGGAAGCGTGGGTATAAAGGCGTTGTCAGCGTTCGTGGTGACCATGCGCTAAACCTGGCATTGACATTCCATCCGGTCGGCATTTTGCTCGACATCCAGTTGCCCGTGAAAAGCGGTTGGGAGGTGATGGAAGAACTCAAAAACAACCCGCAGACCCGCCCGATTCCGGTCCACATCATGTCATCGCACAAGTTGCGTCAGGAAAGCCTGCTTAAGGGCGCCATCAATTTCCTGGACAAGCCTGCCGCTTATGAGCAGATACCAGAAGTATTTAAGAAGATTGAGCAGATCGTAAACCGCGATGCGCAGAAGGTCCTGATCATTGAAGACAACTCCAAACACGCCAGCGCCCTGGCATTTTTCCTCGAAACGCACAGCATCAGCTCGGAAATCAAGAGTGAAGTATCGGAAGGGGTGATGGCATTGCAGAAGCCTGACATCAACTGCGTGATCCTGGATATGGGCATCCCTGACCGCCAGGCGTACGACATCCTGGAAAAGGTCAAGGAAAATCCGGGATTGGAAAACCTTCCCATCATTGTATTTACAGGGAAAAGCCTCTCGATGCAGGAGGAACTGAAGATTAAAAAATACGCCGATTCCATTGTCGTAAAAACGGCCCACTCATACCAACGGATGATTGATGAAGTATCGCTGTTCCTGCACCTGATGGAAGAAAAGAAAACCGAAGGCATCAAAAACAAGAAATACCAGTTGCTGAATAATGTGCTCAGCAACAAAACGGTTTTGGTTGTCGATGATGACGTCAGGAATATCTATTCGCTCACCAAAGCGCTCGAGATACTGCAAATGAAAGTCGTCACCGCGATCGACGGCAAGGAGGCCCTGAGGATCCTTGATGAAAACCCAGGCGTTGATGTGGTATTGCTCGACATGATGATGCCCAACATGGACGGCTATGAAACGGCGCAGCGCATACGCGAAAAGCCGAAATTCAGGAACCTGCCCGTGATTGCCGTGACGGCCAAAGCAATGATGGGTGACCGCGAAAAGTGCATCAACGCAGGGGCTTCCGATTACATCACCAAACCCGTCGATGTCGACCAACTGCTGTCACTGCTGCGCGTCTGGCTTTACGATAAACAATAA
- a CDS encoding response regulator, whose translation MDKKKILIIDDDARNIFALAAVLKSRHYDCLSCQSAMEAIDLLSADDTVDYILIDMMMPEMDGYEAIPQIRKIPSHSQTPIISVTAQAMVGDREKSLFAGADEYISKPVDIDRLLSIFKKL comes from the coding sequence ATGGATAAGAAGAAAATCCTGATTATCGACGATGATGCACGAAATATCTTTGCATTGGCGGCCGTACTCAAATCAAGGCATTATGACTGCCTGTCCTGCCAAAGTGCGATGGAAGCCATAGACCTGCTGAGCGCAGATGATACCGTCGATTACATCCTGATCGATATGATGATGCCTGAAATGGATGGTTACGAAGCCATTCCGCAAATCCGGAAAATTCCTTCGCATTCGCAAACGCCGATCATTTCGGTCACCGCACAGGCAATGGTCGGCGATCGCGAAAAGAGCCTTTTTGCGGGCGCCGACGAGTACATCTCGAAACCGGTAGACATCGACAGGTTACTCAGTATTTTTAAAAAATTGTAA